The following nucleotide sequence is from Salvia miltiorrhiza cultivar Shanhuang (shh) chromosome 7, IMPLAD_Smil_shh, whole genome shotgun sequence.
taaattacgTCTTCCCACACAAGTTTGACCTTACCACTACATATGGAGACGACGACCTCACGTCTTGAATCGATATTCATCAATAAGGAAAATCTTAATTGTAACATATATTACTTCAAGATGAATGTTACCTATCTTAGAAAAATACTGTATTTCTAAACAAATTATTTTTCCAAATCTCACAAAATCCAAATTACAATATGAAATTATGTACTCATCGTTTGATTtatagttttataaattatactaatgTTTAATACTCAACGTCATATTTTGGGATAGTGATCTTTAATTGATCTGAATACGTAGGCGGGACATCAATATCAAACAATATAATACAACAATAATACATCGTCACATAAAGTCGTCAAGCGGAATTGAACCCAAGATCTCTCAACTTTGCTACTAGAACAATGCCTCATCTGTATAGTGATATGTTTAAAATTTATcaatataacatatatattttctatattttcatttaattaatagCTTGCATCAAAATTTCTAGCCAATTAAACCTGGCGTGGATTAAAATTTGcaaaaaatttatgaaaatttgaaaattcgaTCATAAGCTTTATTCCAGTCAGTTTTAATTGGTTGAAAATTTGGCATGAGCTATTAAGTTAAACATAAATGCGtactaattatatttataatatttttaaattaaaattaaaaatttactattcGAACTATAATGTAAGAATAATTCCTTATTTTATGATAACATGTTTACCTAttaaacttttttatttatctataaatgatgaagtctaattaattaataatacgTTTTTCCTTTAATTAATTGACTAATTAGTCTGTTAAAAATTAGGTGTATTATCCAATATCCAAGATActtataataacaaaataaaaataaaaataaaaaagttctATCCATAGACAGGTCTGAGTCTCTGAAAGTATTCACcgtttgaataaaaaaatattttttagcaAATATATTTATAGTTCTGACCTTTCTCCCAAAAATTTGAAGCTGGAAACAgcacaactctctctctctctctctctaaagatCTGAAACTATTCACAAATCCACTTTTAACTTTGGAGACTCTCTCTCTAGCTTTCGCTTTGGGTAGTCATCTTCCTCGCCCCATTCTTCTTCTATATTTCGGCATTAGAGATCATCGCCTATTTTCTAGCAAAACTCCCATTTTCCAGCTACAAAATAtacttattttttcaaataCGGCGCCGCTCCTCTACAAAAATCTTAGCTCCGCATAACCCATTAAATATTCCTTGGATTATCGACAAAAACTTGAACAACTCTTTTGATTTCCAGTTATATTTACCATTTTTAGTTGAATATATACTACCTGAGACTTCCTTGggtttatattttattgaagtCTCCTCATTTTCCGATCCAGAAATAAACCTCGAACAGTTTGGATTTTAGCGCTCAACATTTCCTGGTTTCTTTGGATCTAATCTTGCTTCTCGTCgattttgttgtacttgatgatTTTTGGCTAAAATATGCAACCTGATCAGCGGAAAAAGGTGCTAttccttattttattttgtttcatacGGCTGAGTTTTGGTTTGAACTAGTCCAGCTTGTTTTCCCCATTTCAATGTTTAATTTATCAATCTCAGCCTATTTGATTTGTACTTGAGTGACATTGGGGTATAATTTGTTCACAAATTAGTGCAAATACGAGGAATGAACATGGACGACACCTCGATTCTTGGTTTTGCTTTATTAGGTTGTTGTGGCCTTTGGAAGTTGTTGTTTCTAGATCTTGAATCTCTTGTGGTTTAGTCTTTACCCCTTTTTAATCTTTATTAGGTCCAGTTTGTAGTTAACTCTAGCTGCTTAATTTGATTGTTGTGGGTATTCATGATTTACTAACTGTTTAATGTTTGAATTTCCTATGCATTGATGAAGCACAGCTATTAACTGTGATTTTCTGATGAGTAAGCTTATCATAATAAGCTCTGAGCATGTGTTGGTTGAGGAGTTTGAAAAAACTTGCAGTTGCCCTAGGACTAGGAATTGGATGTTAGAATTATGCTAGTAGAGAATAGTCATTGTTTTCTCTGGAGATGAATGATAAGTAATGCCTCGTTAAATAATTCATGAACCTGCTCGCTTATCTCTTCCGTTTCCCTCATCGACTTGCCCTTTTGGTAATTTTTGTTCACTAGATCAAGGTGTATGAAGATAACTTTGTTATTTGGAAATAAGCCTTCTCGTTTTTTTATGTCACTATACTAATAAGTTTGCAGGATACCGCATATTCTGAGCAATAATTTTATCCGAGAAGGTTGGACGTGGGCAATTGTTTCTCTTATAGCTTATGTAGCCACTATAATAGTGCCTAGTCAAAACCATGGAAATTTTGGAGCTTGTATACTCTATTGGAAGCTATAGGCCGTAAATATGGAGCTAATGAAAGCCAACCATGGATTGTTGGTTAATGCAGTAAACAGCTTTTTCTCAGTGGTCTAGTTTATTTCTTTCCTTCCTCGACCTCTTATCTGAAACAAGATTTATGGTGTTTGATCATGTCCATGCCTGTGGCAAGATAACATTTTCTATTGAATACGGCAATCAGCATTCCAGGTGGcttttagatattttttctgAACAAGTATGAATCTTTTATTTTGCAGACAGATGTAGATTTCTTCACAGAATATGGTGAAGGAAGCAGATATAAAATCGAGGAGGTTATTGGCAAAGGTAGCTATGGTGTCGTCTGCTCTGCATTTGATACCCATCTAGGAGAGAAAGTTGCCATTAAGAAGATAAATGATATATTCGAACATGTCTCTGATGCCACACGCATCCTTCGGGAAATTAAGCTTCTCAGGCTTCTTCGTCATCCAGATATTGTGGAAATCAAACATATTTTGCTGCCTCCTTCTAGGAGGGAATTCAAGGACATATACGTAGTGTTTGAACTAATGGAATCAGATCTCCATCAGGTCATTAAAGCAAACGATGACTTGACTCCAGAACATTACCAGTTTTTTCTTTATCAGCTTCTTCGAGGCTTGAAATACATACATACAGGTCATACACTTTTTCTTTTCACCTTTTCCGCACCTTGTTTCCCCTGTTACATGATGTCACAAATAATTTAGCAGGGATTGCTTTGATATTGTATTATCTGATAATCTTATCCTTTTAATACAGCTAATGTGTTTCACCGAGACTTGAAGCCAAAGAATATCTTAGCCAATGCTGACTGCAAACTGAAGATTTGTGATTTTGGTCTTGCAAGGGTGGCTTTCAATGATACTCCCACAGCAATATTTTGGACCGTAGGGCCTCTTTCTTCTTTGGTTTCTGACATGCTGTTTCATTTTGTTTTCGAACATGAATGAGCAGGATATAAATTTCATACTTTTGGAACTTTTTTAGGATTATGTTGCAACAAGGTGGTACAGAGCTCCCGAATTGTGCGGGTCCTTTTTCTCTAAGGTAGATTTCTTCGACACACTGTATCGTGCTGAACGTTACCGATAAATTTTGAGTTCTGTCGTTCATTTTGCTGTgttttctcactctctctacaGTATACTCCTGCAATCGACATTTGGAGTATTGGTTGCATATTTGCGGAGCTTTTGACCGGAAAACCTTTATTCCCCGGGAAGAACGTTGTTCACCAGTTAGATCTCATGACCGACCTTTTGGGAACCCCGCCTCCCGAAACCATTGCAAGGGTACATTCGCATGACATATTGATTTGGCAATCACAATTTCAAACATTTAATTCTAGTCAGAGTTATTAGTTACTGAACAGTCATGTCATGTGACAGATAAGAAACGAAAAGGCTCGACGGTACTTAAGTAGCATGAGGAAAAAGAAGCCAATTCCTTTATCCTACAAATTTCCGAATGCAGACCCCTTAGCACTTCGCTTGTTAGAAAGAATGCTGGCTTTTGATCCCAAGGACAGACCTTCTGCAGAAGAGGTTAGACGTGTTTGCtgtatactttttaaaaatcgGTAATCTACTAAGTCATGTTTATCTAAAATTCTTCATTGCAAGCTCTCAGGCTCTTGCAGATCCATACTTCCGTAACTTGGCTAGAGTTGAGAGAGAACCTTCTGCACAGCCGGTGACTAAAatggaatttgaatttgaaaggcGAAGGATTACGAAGGAGGATGTTAGAGAATTGATATATAGAGAGATTCTTGAATACCACCCAAAGATGTTGAAGGAATTCTTAGAGGGAGCTGAACCTACAGGCTTTATGTATCCTAGGTATTATGCTTTtaacttctttttttctctcttcttatGTTTCTTGTTTTTTGGAGAGTCTGGTCTTATTTCACTCTCTCACATGATTGCTTGAGCATGAAAATTTATCGGTTTTCAACATCCTATCTAATCTGTTGACAATTTTGTTTTCAGCGCTGTCGACAAATTCAAGAAGCAATTTGCATATCTCGAGGAGCATTACGGAAATGGAACTGCCGGAAATGGAGCTGCCGCTCCACCGGAGAGACAACACTCATCATCTTTGCCAAGGTAAGCTCATCAGTGTTTATATTTCACCACCGTGCCTCTGAACCCAAAAAGTAGTGGACATAATGAAGCTTACGCATTAAGAACTCGATCAGGTGCAGGCCATGTGTATTATATTCTGACCACTCAAATCCGACACCTGCTGAGCTTGCCAACGATCTTTCCAAATGTACCATTAAAGAAGCTGAGACACGATTTCCTGTCCAAGTCCCTCCTCAAAGTATCCAAGGTATGCCATATAAAGTGttcctttttccttttccttttttggcgTGCTCAACTGTTAATGATGGTTTTCTCAGCAGGGGCAGCTGCAAGACCTGGGAAGGTGATCGGTTCAGTTCTGCGTTACAACAATTGTGGAGCGACCGCAGCATCAGCAGAGGCTACAGAACAGCGAAAAGTAGTTAGGAATCCTGGTATACCTGCTCAATATCTCGTCCCCAGCTCATCTTACCCGAGGAAGCACCCGAGCTGTAAAAATGAGAGGGGGGAGGATGGCCCCGAAGGATCCAACGGGATGCAGCCCAAACCTGATCTATATGTCGCTAGAAAAGTCGCTGCTCAAGGTGGAAACGGAAGCCACTGGTATTGACCTTTCACGGCGTGACACCAACTGCTGATGGACTGGTTCCACTGGCCATCTTAGAGCTCGTCCAAGGTCAGTTAGTCAGTTGTAAATCCAATCTATGTCGAAACTATGCTAACTTCACTAGATTGTTGTTTAACTTCCAAGTTGCTGAGGTAAACTAGAAATGGCTGTATAGTCGCAATCGCCACTTCCATGAATACTTCTCCATGTTCGTCGTCATCGTCCCTTTCAGGAATTCAGATAGCAAGTGAGAGATCTGCAGGGAGAGTTGGCAAGAAAGACTGTGTTTGTAATTTTAATAAGTGCTATTCGCTAATTCGACACTGATTCAAGAACTCAGAGAGGGAAAATAGCCTTTCATGTTGAGGAATATCAGTGATGTTTCTGTATTAGCTGTTTCTTCTGGTTTATTGCTGTAAAACTCACAGCTGAAATACTGTTTATTGCTTAACGTTTAATATAGTGAGTTATTCCTAATTATTTTTCTAGTGCAAACTTCTCCTTTGTAAAATTGTGCTGAATTTTGATTTGTGATTAAAACTACTATGACATCAAGTCAAATGATCTCTAACTAGGGGTGGGCTGTGCAAAATTGAACAATAAATCCTAAAATAatttacttcctccgtctcacGAAGCAtgatccaatttttttttgggtttattCCACGAAatttgacctgtttctaaaaatgacaaaaaatgtactctttattcacctttttatttttttacctaCCAaacttaacacataaaatatcaatttcttaattttcgtgccgaaaagaattggGTCATGCTAATTAGAGTGGATGAAAAAGGTAAAGTgcaattttctttatttttgcttCTTACTATTTTATTGATGTGAAGTTAAGAATTTTCAAATTCGGGTACACACGAAAGTAACAGCTGCTACAAGCCCAGAACAGATAAGCCCATATGTGAccgaaattaataaaataaaataccaaataaaaaaaaattcctaaAAAAATGGAACTGAATAATATTTCCAGATAAACCCTAATCTCAATTTCAGGGGTTGAATCCATTGATTCTCCAAATTGGCGGCAAAATCTGTAAGTTCGACTGAATTCCGAATCATAACTTCACATTTTGATTCTCGAGCTCGACCGAATTGaattcttcattttgattattTTGCGTCCCCAATTCCAACGCACTCAATGCTATTCCGAAGGATCTGTTGCTCCATTTCCAAATCCTATCACAACCCATTTTCCCTCTCCCCAATACTGACGAACCCTTCTGTCAATCCTTACTCTTATTCAATATATTCGCCCGAATTGAAAACCCTAAGATTAGCGTCGCGAAGAACAATTTCCGCAACTCCAAACAGTCTTGTTTCAGAAAGCTCCACAAATTCAAAGATGGAGGACTCCAGGAGACCCCCGGTGGTCCCCATTCCGCACCCTGATTCTGCGGGCCGGGCCGAAGTTTTCCGGGCCCTCGAAGCCTCTTTGGGGTCATCATTCAGCTCCCAACCCATAATCCCGAACCCTAACCCTCTGATAATCGTGATTAGTGGTCCTAGTGGTGTGGGAAAGGATTCTGTGATTAACAGGTTGAGGGAAGTTAGGGAGGATTTGCATTTTGTGGTCACGGCTACTAGCCGGCCGAAAAGGGAGGGAGAAGTTGATGGTAAAGATTACTATTTTATGAGTAAGGAGGAGTTTCTGTCGTTGATTGAGAAAAATGAGCTGTTGGAGTATGCATTGGTGTATGGTGATTATAAGGGTGTGCCGAAGCAGCAGATTAGGGATTATATGGAGAAAGGGTATGACGTCGTGTTGAGGGTGGATATACAGGGCGCCGCTTATCTGAGGAGGATCTTGAGAGATAAtgctgtttttgtgtttttggtgGCCGAGAGTGAGGAGGCGCTAGTGAAGAGATTGATCGGTAGGAAGACTGAGTCGGTGGAGGCCTTGCTGATGAGAGTTGCATCGGCTAAAGAGGAGCTGAAGCATTTGAAGGAGTTTGATTATGTGGTTGTGAATAAGGAGGGCGAGCTGGAGAGTTCGGTTAAGTTGATGGAATCCATCATTGATGCTGAGAAGGCGAAGGTGCACCAGCGTAGAGCAGCGGTTTAGAGATGCTCGACTGGAATTTGGCGATTTTAGGTTGGTATTGTTCCTGCTTTGAACCTATTGGAGATAGTTGTGGAGTTAATATATTCTATTGTTTACCTTTATTGGTCATTGATATATCATAGTACTTCTTTGTGAGGTTTTTGCTTGTGAAGCTATTGATTTATCATTTCATTGTTGTGAATAGTGTTTGGATCACATTTTAGTATCACCATTTCTAATCAAATATCTTATTGCTGACTGGGATGATAGCTGCCATTATAGGTTGATTTAGTTGCTTCATCATGTGTCAATATAACTTGGTGGTTGTTTTTTAGGCTTATGGAGATTCTTTGTACTTATCTTTCAATAAAAGTAGTGCTATGAAGATTTTGGTTAGAAAAGCctataatatttcaattttgGGCCAAAGATTATGATTTTTTTCATATAAGAGAGACTAGAAAGTAGTAAGAAATTGAGTGATGCCACAGAAAGTAAGGTTGCTTCACTTCTTGAATTTCGAGTCTATGAAACTATGTGAATGTGAGTAGAAATTTAGAAAGATGGCCTCGTCTACATTGTAATGTGAATCTTGAAATGCCTCTTTATTTCTAGGGCtgattttaattctttaatgtTGTTTCTTGAAGGCGATGAAGGTTGTGTCTTTTGATGGAGCTAACagttttgagaaaataaaggGACAATTTTGCAGTTCTCTAATCTGGGATTATCTTCTTGCTATATCAACTTCATCATGGAAATGCGCGGTTTCAAAAGGGAACACTTACCGACCatagaaaaagggggaaaaacgCCTAGACGACTCATGACAACATGGAACTGTAAGCTTTCTGATGCATTAGATTTACAGTTCTTCAAGAATAAAGTAGTTATTGATGCTGGGATTTCCCCTTCCTTTTGTATGCTTCAAATTGTGCAAAGGTGTATGACTTTGAAAGagatcatcaaaacaagaaaaCTGTGAGTAAATTTGATGCCTTCTGAGTTTTACTGCAACTCTTACTTTGTTATGAAATTGCATGTTTTTGAGTTGGTAGATGCATGAAATTGATTTGTTTATCCTATAGAAAAATGTATGCAAAATACTTAAAATTTGTTCTAGTAAGTCCTTGTACTACTTGTGTTTTATAATTTCGTGTAATTTGTATAACAATATTATTTACATTGTTACACGAATATTTGTTACACAAAAACTTCATGTAAATCATGTAAAAtaataagggcaaaatagtaacaTAGACTACAATGtctataattttatttacatgactataattttcttttactaaATGGCATGAACTATTAACTTTA
It contains:
- the LOC130991572 gene encoding mitogen-activated protein kinase 15 isoform X1; its protein translation is MQPDQRKKTDVDFFTEYGEGSRYKIEEVIGKGSYGVVCSAFDTHLGEKVAIKKINDIFEHVSDATRILREIKLLRLLRHPDIVEIKHILLPPSRREFKDIYVVFELMESDLHQVIKANDDLTPEHYQFFLYQLLRGLKYIHTANVFHRDLKPKNILANADCKLKICDFGLARVAFNDTPTAIFWTDYVATRWYRAPELCGSFFSKYTPAIDIWSIGCIFAELLTGKPLFPGKNVVHQLDLMTDLLGTPPPETIARIRNEKARRYLSSMRKKKPIPLSYKFPNADPLALRLLERMLAFDPKDRPSAEEALADPYFRNLARVEREPSAQPVTKMEFEFERRRITKEDVRELIYREILEYHPKMLKEFLEGAEPTGFMYPSAVDKFKKQFAYLEEHYGNGTAGNGAAAPPERQHSSSLPRCRPCVLYSDHSNPTPAELANDLSKCTIKEAETRFPVQVPPQSIQAGAAARPGKVIGSVLRYNNCGATAASAEATEQRKVVRNPGIPAQYLVPSSSYPRKHPSCKNERGEDGPEGSNGMQPKPDLYVARKVAAQGGNGSHWY
- the LOC130991572 gene encoding mitogen-activated protein kinase 15 isoform X2; the protein is MQPDQRKKTDVDFFTEYGEGSRYKIEEVIGKGSYGVVCSAFDTHLGEKVAIKKINDIFEHVSDATRILREIKLLRLLRHPDIVEIKHILLPPSRREFKDIYVVFELMESDLHQVIKANDDLTPEHYQFFLYQLLRGLKYIHTANVFHRDLKPKNILANADCKLKICDFGLARVAFNDTPTAIFWTDYVATRWYRAPELCGSFFSKYTPAIDIWSIGCIFAELLTGKPLFPGKNVVHQLDLMTDLLGTPPPETIARIRNEKARRYLSSMRKKKPIPLSYKFPNADPLALRLLERMLAFDPKDRPSAEEALADPYFRNLARVEREPSAQPVTKMEFEFERRRITKEDVRELIYREILEYHPKMLKEFLEGAEPTGFMYPSAVDKFKKQFAYLEEHYGNGTAGNGAAAPPERQHSSSLPRCRPCVLYSDHSNPTPAELANDLSKCTIKEAETRFPVQVPPQSIQGAAARPGKVIGSVLRYNNCGATAASAEATEQRKVVRNPGIPAQYLVPSSSYPRKHPSCKNERGEDGPEGSNGMQPKPDLYVARKVAAQGGNGSHWY
- the LOC130991573 gene encoding guanylate kinase 2, chloroplastic/mitochondrial — its product is MLFRRICCSISKSYHNPFSLSPILTNPSVNPYSYSIYSPELKTLRLASRRTISATPNSLVSESSTNSKMEDSRRPPVVPIPHPDSAGRAEVFRALEASLGSSFSSQPIIPNPNPLIIVISGPSGVGKDSVINRLREVREDLHFVVTATSRPKREGEVDGKDYYFMSKEEFLSLIEKNELLEYALVYGDYKGVPKQQIRDYMEKGYDVVLRVDIQGAAYLRRILRDNAVFVFLVAESEEALVKRLIGRKTESVEALLMRVASAKEELKHLKEFDYVVVNKEGELESSVKLMESIIDAEKAKVHQRRAAV